A DNA window from Lachancea thermotolerans CBS 6340 chromosome G complete sequence contains the following coding sequences:
- the SPT16 gene encoding chromatin-remodeling protein SPT16 (similar to uniprot|P32558 Saccharomyces cerevisiae YGL207W SPT16 Subunit of the heterodimeric FACT complex (Spt16p-Pob3p) facilitates RNA Polymerase II transcription elongation through nucleosomes by destabilizing and then reassembling nucleosome structure) gives MSDVEINFKVFQKRLTQLHSEFRNFEGSPQSLLFVVGSSDEEDPYKKSTILHNWLLGYEFPATLIAFVPDKVIIVTGAGKAKHLLGAVDLFKDSAFKLELWQRKAKDDAHNDKLFADVIELLKTAGKTVGTPVSDKYQGKFIAQWTPHWEGATGKGEFETVDIALGLSQVWEKKDDQEVAFLKVSSKGTDLFMNLLSDEMVTAVDEELKISNAKLSDKIENKIDDPKFLKKLANQMAPLCPSGEKFDINLLDWAYSPIIQSGSKFDLKVSARSNNDQLHGNGCILASCGIRYKSYCSNVTRTFLIDPTEEMVSNYEFLVSLQQEIINSFLKIGKTPKEVYESTVEYVKSHKPHLLSGLTKNVGSLIGLEFRDSQFVLNSKNEQRKIGEQDCFNVSLGFNNLKDSKTGVNYAVQIADTVLISSDGKAAALTDYTKLKSQISFYFNNEEEEVTTKVKKENAAGSPPIPMKSDGNSKILRSKLRGESRVQEDSQKEQIRKENQRKLHEKLQKNGLIRFSAADANGADDQPQHQFKKYESYIRETQIPNNVRDLRVHVDWKNQTIILPIYGRPVPFHINCYKNGSKNEEGEYTYLRLNFHSPGAGGISKKAEELPYEDSPDYQFVRSISLRSKDGDRMNEVFKQIADLKKEATKREQERKLLADVVEQAKLLENKSGRTKRLDQIFARPSPDAKRVPGTVFIHENGIRYQSPLRTDSRIDILFSNIKNLIFQPCKGELIVIIHVHLKNPILMGKKKIQDVQFYREASDMAVDETGNGRRSNMKFRRYGDEDELEQEQEERRKRAALDKEFRYFAEAIADASDGLVDLDTTFRELGFQGVPSRSAVYCMPTRDCLVQLVEPPFLVINLSEVEICVFERVQFGLKNFDMVFVYKDFSKPVTHINTVPIEDLELLKSWLTDVDIPYAVSTINLKWSTIMKSMQEDPHQFFLEGGWSFLVAGSDDEMSDESEEEISEYEASDEDPSDESAYSEEDGGSEDDFSDGGSEDASADESEEEGEDWDELEKKAAKADRENRQNE, from the coding sequence ATGTCGGACGTTGAGATTAATTTCAAGGTATTCCAGAAAAGGTTGACCCAACTCCACTCGGAATTCCGCAATTTCGAAGGTTCACCCCAGTCTTTGTTATTCGTGGTTGGATCTagcgatgaagaggatCCTTACAAAAAGAGCACTATCCTTCATAACTGGCTTCTGGGTTATGAATTTCCAGCAACTTTGATTGCGTTCGTCCCAGACAAAGTGATTATTGTCACTGGTGCCGGTAAAGCCAAGCATCTCCTTGGCGCGGTAGACCTTTTCAAGGATTCGGCTTTCAAACTTGAACTGTGGCAGAGAAAAGCAAAAGATGACGCTCACAAtgacaagctttttgcaGATGTTattgagcttctcaaaacgGCTGGCAAAACTGTAGGAACTCCTGTCAGCGACAAATACCAAGGGAAATTCATTGCTCAGTGGACGCCTCACTGGGAGGGCGCTACAGGAAAAGGCGAATTTGAAACCGTTGACATCGCATTGGGATTATCGCAAGTGTGGGAAAAGAAAGACgatcaagaagttgcgttcttgaaggtttcTAGCAAGGGAACAGACCTGTTTATGAATTTGCTTTCAGATGAAATGGTTACGgctgttgatgaagaactgaaGATCAGCAACGCTAAGCTTTCAGACAAGATTGAAAATAAAATAGACGACCCTaagtttctcaaaaagcttgcaaACCAGATGGCTCCGCTTTGTCCTTCTGGAGAAAAATTCGACATTAACTTGCTAGACTGGGCCTATTCTCCTATCATCCAGTCAGGCAGCAAGTTCGATCTGAAAGTTTCCGCACGTTCTAACAACGACCAGTTGCATGGAAATGGCTGTATACTTGCCTCGTGTGGAATTCGTTACAAGAGCTACTGTTCTAATGTAACTAGGACATTCTTGATTGACCCGACAGAGGAAATGGTCTCCAATTACGAGTTTCTCGTATCTTTGCAGCAGGAAATTATCAACagctttctcaaaattgGAAAAACTCCTAAAGAGGTCTATGAATCCACGGTTGAGTACGTGAAATCTCATAAACCCCATCTACTCTCAGGACTTACCAAAAATGTTGGTTCCTTGATTGGCTTGGAGTTCAGGGACTCGCAGTTTGTACTGAATTCCAAGaatgaacaaagaaaaatcGGAGAGCAGGACTGCTTTAATGTTTCTCTTGGCTTCAACAATTTGAAAGACTCCAAAACAGGTGTAAACTATGCAGTTCAGATTGCAGACACTGTGCTAATATCTTCAGACGGTAAAGCTGCTGCCCTTACAGACTACACTAAATTGAAGTCTCAGATTTCGTTCTACTTCAACaatgaggaagaggaagtCACCACCAAGGTTAAGAAGGAAAACGCCGCAGGTTCTCCTCCTATCCCTATGAAATCTGACGGGAACTCTAAAATCCTTAGATCCAAGCTGCGTGGCGAATCAAGAGTTCAGGAGGACAGTCAAAAGGAGCAGATTCGCAAAGAGaaccaaagaaagctgCATGAAAAATTGCAAAAAAATGGTTTGATTAGATTTAGTGCCGCCGACGCTAATGGCGCCGATGACCAACCGCAACACCAATTCAAGAAGTATGAGTCTTATATCAGAGAGACACAGATTCCTAACAACGTTCGTGATTTGAGGGTTCATGTTGATTGGAAGAATCAAACCATAATTCTGCCAATATATGGTAGGCCGGTTCCCTTCCACATAAACTGTTACAAAAACGgttcaaaaaatgaagaggGAGAGTACACATATCTGAGACTGAACTTTCACTCACCTGGTGCGGGTGGaatttccaaaaaagcGGAGGAGCTTCCTTACGAAGATTCCCCAGATTATCAATTTGTCCGTTCTATAAGTCTCAGGTCTAAGGACGGCGATCGCATGAACGAAGTATTCAAGCAGATTGCTGATTTAAAGAAAGAGGCAACCAAAAGAGAGCAGGAGCGCAAACTACTAGCAGATGTTGTGGAGCAAGCTAAACTGTTAGAGAATAAGTCAGGAAGAACGAAAAGACTTGATCAAATTTTTGCAAGACCCAGCCCCGACGCTAAGAGAGTGCCTGGTACAGTCTTTATTCACGAAAACGGTATCAGATATCAGTCTCCTCTGCGTACTGACAGCCGCATTGACATTTTGTTCTCTAACATCAAAAATCTGATATTCCAGCCTTGCAAGGGTGAGTTGATTGTCATTATTCATGTTCATCTTAAGAACCCCATCTTGATgggcaagaaaaaaatACAAGACGTTCAATTCTACAGGGAGGCTTCTGATATGGCAGTTGATGAGACTGGAAACGGAAGACGCTCTAACATGAAGTTTAGAAGATATGGTGATGAGGATGAACTTGAACAAGAGCAGGAAGAGAGGAGAAAGAGAGCTGCATTGGACAAAGAATTCAGGTATTTTGCGGAGGCTATTGCTGATGCTTCCGATGGCCTCGTTGACCTTGACACCACGTTTAGAGAACTGGGGTTCCAAGGTGTGCCCAGCAGATCCGCTGTTTACTGTATGCCAACTAGAGACTGTCTAGTGCAGCTAGTGGAACCTCCATTTTTAGTTATCAACCTAAGCGAAGTGGAGATCTgtgtctttgaaagagtaCAGTTTGGTCTAAAGAATTTCGATATGGTCTTTGTCTACAAAGACTTCAGCAAGCCTGTCACTCACATTAACACCGTACCTATCGAAgatcttgagcttctcaagtCGTGGTTGACCGATGTTGACATTCCTTATGCTGTATCCACCATTAATCTAAAGTGGTCCACTATCATGAAGTCTATGCAAGAGGATCCTCACCAattcttcttggaaggtGGTTGGTCATTTTTGGTGGCGGGATCTGATGACGAGATGTCAGATGAGAGCGAGGAAGAAATAAGTGAGTATGAGGCTTCAGATGAAGATCCATCTGACGAAAGTGCAtactctgaagaagatgggGGCTCTGAAGACGATTTTAGTGATGGAGGAAGCGAAGATGCAAGCGCTGACGAAAGCGAAGAGGAGGGTGAAGACTGGGACGAACTAGAGAAAAAAGCAGCGAAAGCAGACCGCGAAAATAGGCAAAATGAATAA
- the SIP2 gene encoding Sip2p (similar to uniprot|P34164 Saccharomyces cerevisiae YGL208W SIP2 Member of a family of proteins including Sip1p and Gal83p that interact with Snf1p and Snf4p and are involved in the response to glucose starvation component of Snf1 protein complex involved in response to glucose starvation and similar to YER027C uniprot|Q04739 Saccharomyces cerevisiae YER027C GAL83 One of three possible beta-subunits of the Snf1 kinase complex allows nuclear localization of the Snf1 kinase complex in the presence of a nonfermentable carbon source contains glycogen-binding domain), translating into MGNTHSKRAMSENMKDVSMVDVSSAEDEDKKGSQRAIVQSFSKLDIGDHSSSGAPLMRRRSTLIFDDEDESPRHEENVGDQADLNEFGGPSSESSSSASVFHQRQQQTPPAQESEPPAAEAPRVMVPVEITWQQGGSKVYVTGSFTGWRKMIGLVPVADQPGVFHIKLQLPPGTHRFRFIVDNELRFSDYLATATDQMGNFVNYLEISPQDSQQQLQLQQQQQQQQQQQPQQLQPLQQPQQPQPQEQPQHPANYPPRSRRAEAAAEPLSARSKLALQIEEEPDDMGDGYSRFHGGAEATPAYSYTTDIPAVFTDSSVMEQYYLTLDQQQNNQQSMAWLTPPQLPPHLENVILNNYSNSSDPGGSGSENNSGALPIPNHVVLNHLATSSIKHNTLCVASIVRYKRKYATQILYSPLQ; encoded by the coding sequence ATGGGAAACACGCATAGTAAGCGTGCCATGTCAGAAAATATGAAAGACGTTTCGATGGTGGACGTCAGCAGCGCCGAAGACGAGGATAAAAAGGGCTCTCAAAGAGCTATAGTACAAAGTTTCTCCAAGTTAGACATAGGGGACCATAGCTCCTCCGGAGCCCCACTAATGCGCAGACGATCTACGCTGATCTTcgatgacgaggatgaGTCACCGAGACATGAGGAGAATGTTGGCGACCAGGCAGATCTCAATGAGTTTGGGGGACCCTCGTCGGAATCATCGTCCTCCGCTTCTGTCTTCcaccagcggcagcagcagacACCACCTGCACAAGAAAGCGAGCCGCCAGCGGCTGAAGCTCCAAGGGTTATGGTGCCTGTTGAAATTACGTGGCAGCAGGGCGGAAGTAAGGTCTACGTAACCGGTTCGTTCACTGGCTGGCGGAAAATGATTGGTCTTGTGCCAGTAGCAGACCAGCCCGGAGTTTTCCACATCAAATTGCAACTTCCACCAGGAACTCATCGGTTCCGTTTCATTGTGGATAATGAGCTGAGATTCAGTGACTATCTGGCCACAGCTACGGACCAAATGGGAAATTTTGTGAACTACCTTGAGATTTCTCCGCAAGACTCacaacagcagctgcagttacagcagcaacagcaacagcaacagcaacagcaaccgCAACAGCTGCAACCTCTGCAACAGCCTCAGCAGCCGCAACCTCAAGAGCAGCCGCAACACCCCGCTAATTACCCGCCCCGCTCACGGCGCGCGGAAGCAGCGGCAGAACCTCTCAGTGCTCGTTCTAAGCTAGCCCTTcaaatcgaagaagagcccgATGATATGGGCGATGGATACAGTAGATTCCATGGCGGTGCCGAAGCTACCCCTGCCTATAGCTACACGACTGACATCCCAGCTGTTTTCACAGATTCTTCAGTAATGGAGCAGTATTACCTGACGCTTGATCAACAACAGAACAACCAACAGAGCATGGCCTGGTTGACTCCTCCACAGCTTCCTCCGCATCTGGAAAACGTCATCCTCAACAATTACTCGAATTCTTCTGATCCTGGAGGTTCAGGGAGCGAAAATAACTCCGGCGCGCTGCCTATCCCCAATCACGTTGTTCTAAATCATTTGGCCACCAGTAGTATAAAACACAACACTTTATGCGTGGCCAGCATTGTCAGGTACAAGCGCAAGTATGCTACTCAAATACTGTACTCTCCCCTGCAGTAA
- the CHC1 gene encoding clathrin heavy chain (highly similar to uniprot|P22137 Saccharomyces cerevisiae YGL206C CHC1 vesicle coat protein presumed vesicle coat protein), with product MSDLPIEFTELVDLTSIGISPQSLDFRSTTFESDRFVTARESQNGANSVAIVDLQNGNQVTRKNMGGDSAIMHPSQMVISVRANGTIVQIFNLETKTKLKSFTLEEPVLFWKWLSEETLGFVTANSLYVSNVFDGDTSRKPSKLTQRHANLNNAQIINFVANKRLDWFAVVGIIQENGRVAGKIQLFSKARGISQAIEGHVATFSTILLEGNTQPVQVFVTGNKTASGTGELRIIEIDHDASNAVSYQKKTVDIFFPPDAVNDFPISVQVSEKYGVIYVLTKHGFIHLYELETGANLFVNRITVEPVFTATTYNQKNGIACINRRGQVLAVEISTDQIVPYVLNKLSNVSLALKMASRGGLPGADDLFNKQFDTLLASGDYQNAAKVAASSQQLRTQTTINRLKNIQAPPGAISPILLYFSTLLDKGKLNKYETIELARPVLQQDRKQLFEKWLKEDKLECSEELGDVVKPFDTTLALACYLRAEAHSKVVTCLAELQQFDKILPYAQKVGYQPNFIVLISNLARSSPDKASEFAVSLLQSPETASQIDIEKIADIFFAQNFVQQGTSFLLDALKGDTPDQGHLQTRVLEVNLLHAPQVADAIMGNSIFSHYDKPTIASLAEKAGLYQRALENYTDIKDIKRCIVHSNALPIDWLVAYFGKLNVEQSVACLRALLDDNLQANVPIAIQVATKYSDLIGSQVLIKLFEEYRATEGLYYYLASLVNLTEDKDVVFKFIQAAAKVGQFKEVERIVKTNNVYDPEKVKNFLKDIKLADQMPLVIVCDRFNYIHDLILYLYKAQDFKFIEVYVQQVNPSKTPQVVAALLDVDCDEKVIQNLLGSVLGQVPIGELTAEVEKRNRLKLLLPFLEDTLRQGTQEQAVYNTLAKIYIDSNNSPERFLKDNDQYDTLDVGRYCEKRDPYLAYIAYEKGANDDDLIRITNENSMYKYQARYLLKRSDANLWNKVLDEENIHRRQLIDAVVGTGIGELTDPEPVSLTVQAFMSNGLKGELIKLLEKIILEPSPFNDNPALQGLLMLSAIRYEPSKVSSYIEKLDKFDEDEIAPLCVENGLNEEAFEIYSKNEKHDKALQVLVEDVMSLDRAESYVDKINSPELWSQLGAAQLVGLRIPEAINSYIKANDPSNYETVIEVAEQAEKYEELIPYLSMARSSLKEPKIEGALILSYAKLGKLHEIENLLTGSTVADLESVGNKLFEEKDYKAAKLCFSAVSNYSRLATTLVYLNDYQAAVDTARKASNVRVWREVGDACVDNKEFRLAQICGLNLIVHAEELEELVEKYESHGYFEELISLFEAGLGLERAHMGMFTELAILYTKYDMGKTYEHLKLFWSRINIPKVIRAVESAHLWTELIFLYAHYDEWDNAALTMIDKSADDFDHSYFKEIIVKVSNLEIYYKAINFYVKEHPTLLIDLMTVLSSKLDIPRTIRIFSKSDNLPLIKPFLVNVLPKNNSVVNQAYHDLMIEEEDYKALQVAVDSYDKFDQLDLAARLEKHDLIFFKKIAAQLYRRNKKWSKSLAILREEKLWADAIETAAISQSTEVAEELLNYFVDTNNREGFVALLYTAYHLIRYEVVLELAWMNSLEDLIKPYEISVKKEQYSNVQKLLEQSKSGAKSDAAQSEDQPLLLTNGAMAYQATGQAFGNYA from the coding sequence ATGAGTGATCTACCCATTGAGTTCACGGAGCTGGTGGATTTGACTTCAATCGGGATTTCCCCTCAGTCCCTCGACTTCAGGTCTACCACCTTCGAAAGTGACAGGTTCGTCACCGCAAGAGAAAGCCAGAATGGCGCCAACTCGGTAGCCATTGTCGACCTGCAGAATGGCAACCAGGTCACCCGCAAGAATATGGGCGGCGATTCCGCCATCATGCATCCATCGCAAATGGTCATTTCCGTAAGGGCCAACGGCACCATTGTCCAAATTTTTAACCTCGAAACCAAGACCAAACTCAAGTCTTTCACGCTCGAGGAGCCTGTGCTCTTTTGGAAGTGGCTCAGTGAGGAGACTCTCGGTTTCGTCACCGCAAACTCGCTGTACGTTTCCAACGTCTTTGACGGCGACACCTCCAGAAAGCCTTCCAAGCTGACCCAGAGGCACGCCAACCTGAATAATGCCCAAATCATCAATTTCGTCGCTAACAAGCGACTCGATTGGTTCGCCGTAGTCGGTATCATACAGGAGAATGGCCGCGTCGCAGGCAAGATCCAGCTCTTCTCCAAGGCTCGTGGCATTTCTCAAGCCATCGAGGGTCATGTCGCTACTTTTTCCACCATTCTTCTCGAGGGTAACACCCAGCCTGTGCAAGTTTTTGTAACGGGCAACAAGACTGCCTCCGGTACCGGTGAGCTGCGCATTATCGAAATCGACCATGACGCCTCTAACGCTGTATCCTACCAGAAAAAGACTGTCGACATCTTCTTTCCCCCAGACGCTGTCAATGACTTTCCAATCTCCGTCCAGGTTTCGGAAAAGTACGGTGTTATCTACGTACTGACCAAGCATGGTTTCATACATCTGTATGAGCTGGAGACTGGTGCCAACCTGTTTGTCAACAGGATCACAGTTGAGCCAGTCTTCACCGCAACAACCTACAATCAAAAGAACGGTATTGCGTGCATCAACAGACGCGGCCAGGTTCTCGCAGTGGAGATTTCTACTGACCAAATTGTCCCTTACGTTCTCAACAAATTATCAAATGTGTCCCTCGCCCTCAAAATGGCTTCCAGAGGAGGCTTGCCCGGCGCCGATGaccttttcaacaaacagTTTGACACCCTGCTGGCTTCTGGAGACTACCAGAACGCAGCTAAAGTTGCAGCCTCTTCTCAGCAGCTGCGTACTCAGACCACTATTAACAGATTGAAGAATATTCAAGCTCCTCCTGGAGCCATTTCGCCAATTCTCTTGTACTTCTCAACTTTATTGGACAAAGGAAAGCTGAACAAGTACGAGACAATCGAACTGGCGAGACCAGTGCTACAGCAGGACCGTAaacagctctttgagaaatGGCTGAAAGAGGACAAACTGGAATGCTCTGAAGAACTGGGTGACGTCGTAAAGCCTTTCGACACAACTTTGGCCCTAGCTTGTTACCTAAGAGCTGAGGCCCACTCTAAGGTTGTCACTTGTCTGGCAGAGCTTCAGCAGTTCGACAAGATTCTTCCATACGCTCAGAAAGTTGGTTACCAACCCAATTTTATCGTATTGATCTCAAACCTCGCCAGATCCTCTCCCGACAAGGCGTCGGAATTCGCAGTGAGTTTACTGCAGTCTCCTGAAACAGCCTCTCAAATTGACATTGAGAAGATTGCAGACATCTTTTTTGCGCAAAACTTCGTGCAGCAGGGTACCTCATTTTTGTTAGATGCGCTCAAGGGCGACACCCCTGACCAAGGTCACTTGCAAACGCGTGTCTTAGAGGTCAACTTGTTGCATGCTCCACAGGTTGCCGATGCTATTATGGGAAACAGTATTTTCAGCCACTATGACAAACCCACCATTGCTTCGCTCGCCGAAAAAGCTGGTCTCTACCAGAGAGCTCTCGAGAACTATACAGACATTAAGGATATTAAGCGCTGTATTGTCCACTCTAATGCTCTTCCTATTGACTGGCTCGTTGCATACTTCGGTAAGTTGAATGTTGAACAAAGTGTTGCATGCttgagagctcttcttgatgaTAATTTGCAAGCAAATGTCCCAATAGCTATTCAGGTTGCAACCAAGTACTCAGATCTGATTGGCTCCCAAGTCCTAATCAAGTTGTTCGAGGAGTACAGGGCAACAGAAGGCCTTTACTACTACTTGGCCTCTTTGGTGAATTTGACCGAAGACAAAGATGTTGTGTTCAAGTTCATTCAGGCAGCAGCCAAGGTTGGCCAATTCAAGGAAGTGGAGAGGATTGTTAAGACCAACAATGTTTACGATCCAGAAAAAgtcaagaactttttgaaagacattAAATTAGCAGACCAAATGCCACTGGTTATTGTCTGTGACCGTTTCAACTACATTCATGACTTGATTTTGTACCTCTACAAGGCTCAAgatttcaagttcatcgagGTGTACGTTCAGCAGGTCAACCCTTCAAAGACACCACAGGTTGTTGCTGCGTTGCTTGATGTTGACTGCGACGAGAAAGtcattcaaaaccttcttggTAGTGTTCTGGGACAGGTTCCTATTGGTGAATTAACCGCGGAAGtggaaaagagaaacagGCTGAAGCTTCTGCTCCCATTCTTAGAAGACACTTTACGCCAAGGGACTCAAGAACAGGCCGTTTACAACACGTTGGCCAAGATCTACATCGATTCTAACAACTCTCCTGagaggttcttgaaggacaACGACCAATACGACACTTTAGATGTGGGACGCTATTGTGAGAAGAGAGATCCTTACCTTGCTTACATCGCTTATGAGAAAGGCGCTAACGATGATGACTTGATTAGGATTACGAACGAGAACAGCATGTACAAATACCAAGCTAGGTATTTGCTGAAGCGCTCTGACGCCAACTTATGGAACAAGGTATTGGATGAGGAGAACATTCACAGACGTCAACTCATTGATGCTGTTGTCGGCACTGGAATTGGCGAATTGACCGATCCTGAACCAGTTTCTTTGACGGTTCAAGCATTCATGAGTAACGGTCTCAAAGGCGAGCTGATTAAATTGTTGGAAAAAATCATTCTTGAACCTTCTCCATTCAATGACAATCCTGCTTTGCAAGGCCTACTGATGTTGTCCGCCATCAGATACGAACCCTCCAAGGTCAGTAGTTATATCGAGAAACTCGACAagtttgatgaagatgaaattgCACCACTCTGTGTCGAGAACGGACTCAACGAGGaggcttttgaaatttACAGTAAAAACGAAAAGCATGATAAAGCTCTCCAGGTTTTGGTGGAAGATGTGATGTCTTTGGACCGTGCTGAAAGTTATGTTGACAAGATTAACAGCCCTGAATTGTGGTCACAACTAGGTGCCGCGCAGTTGGTGGGGCTGCGCATTCCCGAAGCAATAAACTCTTACATCAAAGCTAACGACCCTTCGAACTACGAAACTGTCATCGAGGTGGCTGAACAAGCTGAAAAGTATGAAGAGTTGATCCCTTACTTGTCTATGGCTAggtcttctttgaaggagCCTAAGATCGAAGGTGCTCTTATTTTGTCTTATGCAAAGCTGGGCAAGCTTcatgaaattgaaaacttATTGACTGGTTCCACTGTTGCGGACTTGGAATCTGTGGGCAATAAActatttgaagaaaaagactACAAAGCTGCGAAGTTGTGTTTCTCTGCTGTTTCTAACTACTCAAGACTAGCAACAACTCTTGTTTACTTGAACGATTACCAAGCTGCCGTTGACACAGCAAGAAAGGCCTCTAACGTCAGAGTCTGGAGAGAGGTTGGCGATGCTTGTGTTGACAACAAGGAGTTCAGGCTCGCACAAATTTGCGGCTTGAACCTGATTGTTCatgctgaagaacttgaggagCTAGTGGAGAAATACGAGTCTCATGGATACTTTGAGGAGTTGATTTCTTTATTCGAAGCCGGTTTGGGCCTAGAAAGAGCTCACATGGGCATGTTCACAGAGCTCGCTATCTTGTACACGAAGTACGACATGGGTAAAACCTATGAGCATCTAAAACTGTTCTGGTCTAGAATCAATATCCCTAAAGTAATAAGGGCTGTTGAAAGTGCCCATCTATGGACTGAACTGATTTTCCTCTACGCTCACTACGATGAATGGGACAATGCTGCGCTAACTATGATTGACAAATCTGCAGACGATTTCGATCACTCGTATTTCAAGGAAATTATTGTCAAGGTGTCCAACCTTGAGATTTATTACAAAGCAATCAATTTCTATGTTAAGGAGCATCCAACACTATTAATCGATCTAATGACCgttctttcttcaaagcttgatatTCCAAGAACAATCCGCATTTTCTCCAAGTCTGATAACTTGCCTCTTATCAAGCCTTTCTTGGTCAATGTTCTACCCAAGAACAATTCCGTGGTCAACCAAGCTTATCATGACTTAATGatcgaggaagaagactaCAAGGCTTTGCAGGTTGCCGTTGATTCTTATGATAAATTTGATCAGCTTGATCTGGCTGCGCGTCTTGAAAAGCACGATCttatctttttcaagaagattgCTGCTCAGCTTTATCGCAGGAATAAGAAGTGGTCCAAGAGTTTAGCTATCCTCAGAGAAGAGAAGCTATGGGCAGACGCCATTGAGACGGCTGCTATTTCTCAGAGCACTGAGGTTGCTGAGGAGCTTCTAAACTACTTTGTTGATACAAACAACAGAGAGGGGTTTGTTGCCCTGTTGTATACTGCTTATCACTTGATCAGATACGAGGTGGTTCTGGAACTGGCATGGATGAATTCTCTGGAAGATCTAATCAAGCCTTACGAAATTTCCGTTAAGAAGGAACAGTATTCAAAcgtccaaaagcttctcgaacAATCCAAGTCGGGTGCCAAGTCGGACGCCGCTCAATCTGAGGATCAACCTTTATTACTAACTAATGGTGCTATGGCATACCAGGCTACTGGCCAGGCCTTTGGGAACTACGCTTAA